In Trichomycterus rosablanca isolate fTriRos1 chromosome 25, fTriRos1.hap1, whole genome shotgun sequence, the sequence AAGATGCCTTTTCCAAATACGGAGTCATCAGCAACGGTGAGAGTTTAAGCCTTTATGATTGATTACAAATAACTATATAAATAATCATGCACAACTATAGGTGACATATTATCTTACACGACTCTTTATATTCCTCGCAGTCCATGTTGCTAGAAACAGGGAAACCAACAGATCCAGGGGTTTTGGCTTCGTCACCTTTGAGAATCCCGATGATGCAAAGGATGCCATGGAGGGAATGAATGGAAAGGTATGTAATATCCCTCAAATTTAGGTGAACTGACCTGAACCAGTGTTCAGAGAGAGAGATCATACATGCTTGTATGTGAATTTGAGAGTAATCATACATTACTTCTCTCCCCCCCCTCCCCCGACGTAGTCCGTGGATGGAAGGGCGATCCGTGTGGACGAGGCAGGAAAGGGAGGCAGCGGACGTTCTGGAGGTGGAGGCAGCGGTGGATTCAGAGGAAGTGGAAGAGGAGGTGGATATTTTAGAGGAGGGCGAGGTGGACCCAGAGGTAATGCTAATTGTCTCTGGGTTGCCCACGTTTGCTaggtttttttataaatattgttgttgtttgttctgTTATTACAACAATCTTGTGTTTTTGTAGGTGGTGGTGGATATGGCGGTGGAGATAGAGGATACGGCGGTGGAGACCGAGGATACGGCGGTGGAGACAGAGGATACGGCGGTGGTGACCGTAGTTATGGTGGAGACAGGAGCTATAGTGGTGGTGGAGGCTACAAGAGTGGTGGCTACTCCTCAGGAGGTGGTGGAGGATACAACCGGGACAGGTAGGAGGTATTTATAGCTAAAAGtacttattatttttgttctaaGAGTCTCATAGCACCAACAAATGCTCAGTGTTCCTATTTTAatggttttctttctttcagaaGTTCTGGCTATGGAGGTCGTGGGGGCTCTTACAGAGACAACTATGATGGCTATGGTATGTATTGCATGTAATGCATTGTGGCAGgccttaaaaaaattaatgcacCAACTTTTCTTATATTACTAGATCTGTGCCTCTGATAATGATTGTGGGAGAACAAACCCCAAGCCTTTAAGTTATGCTAGGTAATTGAACTTGTGCTTGTATGACTGGTTAAAATCAGTCACATGACTTCATATAATAAGTTAAAAGACCAAAGTGAGGGTCTCATGTTACCTTAATCACTTCAAGTGTGGTGAATGGTGCCTGCATATAAAGAAACCTTTTAGTCAAGTCACTTGGCCTCagaatcagacacagccgatAACATGTGCCTTTCCTCTGGCCCAGTCAGTCGAGTAGCCACAAGCATTTTGCTTCGTCTTTCCCGGACTGATCGCTGTGAGGGTTAACTTGTGTTAAACTGTGTTCAAATGCTTCAATATCTTACATGTGCCTGCTTCTTCCTCAGCTGCACATGAATAAGGCCCAAGACCAACTCATCACTGGCTGTGTTTTCTAAAGACGTGCTCCTCAAGGATCTGTTTATTCAtgtagtttcttttttttttatgtcaatGGGATTGAATGCGGGGGTAGGGAGCTTTTGTATTAGCTGTGAATTGTTTCACGGCTGCCCCAACAGTTGCTTTTTGTTGAATAATTAGTTTTGAACCTTCTTGGTCACATAGTCTGCCCTGACCAGCTGTCACAGAATGGCTATTTTTTACTGCTTCAGCTACCTTATTTCAGTTGTATGGTTCTGCATTCCCATACTTTGGGTTGCCCTATATTTTAGTTAGTGGACATCTACCTCTAAGGGGCATTTAAGCAGCTGTGATATCTTAGTGGAGAGAGAATAGATACAATGGCAACTGTAAGTCGATGTAAAATGGACCAACTGTTTAATAAATGATAGAAAAACGCCTCTGTCAAGTATACAAAAGGTAAATTCCTTTCAGACTGGTGAACGCTGCTTAAGTCAGGTGGCCAGCAATGGCGCTGTCGAAGTGCAGCTTGACATGTTCAACCTTGCTCTTCCAGAGGTATATCTGCTCTGCTCgacattttgcatttttaaactTGTGCTGCAAAGATGGACCGACACTCAATATATTTAGTAATGTGGACAAATTACCTGCTCTAAAACCTGTTACTACTATTACTCCCCCCAAACTGGGAAGAATGTGCTGTTCTTTGTACTTATCCATGAaccaagaatttttttttttttttgttggctTCACGGAGCCTATTAAATGAAACCATTTGAAAATCTGATCTTGtttgtgcttttaaaataatgttgactGATTCAGTAAAGGTTTGAATTAAAATGTACCTAAATAgaacattaacaactacagttCTGCAGTCTAGTACAGAGATTTGgtgattgtttttttaatactaaATTTAAATTTAGTAATTGAAGTTATATCAGACATGTTTAAGCAAaataaaggagaaaaaaaatcaaacgGTGCCAAGCATTTCTGAATTTCTAAAATGAATCCCTCACTAGTAGCAAACTAAATGTAGGTCATTTTTTTTATACTAAAATGCTGCATGTATGAAGTTATGCAACAACTAACTAGAACAATTGTATGGCTGTTGCTTACTGGTAACTTTTTAGTACACCCCTCATGCTATCTTGAAAAACAAAGCAAGAAATAATTGGCAACCAGGTCAACTTTGAAAAAAATGTGAAAtgtagatttaaaataaaaatgccaaaGAGGCTACTGTTTTAATAACCTGCTTTTACACAATTACTTTCTCATTTTCTGTTTACTGTTCAAATGCACTGGAGGAATCGGAACGAGGACTGGAGGTCTGGACACCCGTGTGCTCCTGTTAAAAACCTTGCATGTCCAGATTGGCTCAAATTTATGGCTCTGCTTCTCAATGCATGGTGATGACCAGGCAAAACAATAAACCTAACTTTAACTAAACCCTCAAGGTTTAGGACCTCCAGTACAAGATTTGGATTGGCTAATTAGATTTGAGGACTAGTTGTGCTCTTGGGGTTTGGTAAACTAATGTGCCAAATACCCAACTCTGGAAGTCCAGTCCATAAAATGCTGTCTCAATATACATTAGGTACTAATGACAAGTTTATTGGCATTCCTACTTTGAGattaactttatttaaatgcaatttggtttaaaattaagttaaacaaaaccaaaattatttttaaacattattatattattctcAGAACATTATTATCCAGCTAACTGCACAAAACAATTCTCACATGCCTGGCACAATGTCATTGATAGAAAGCTGTACTGGTCGATATCTGTCCTTTGAgctctaattaaaaaaaactaaatgcatTGCAAAATGTGATTGCATCCACAAGCTGTACCTTTGTAAAGAAATTCCTGTCTTGCCTTTGGAGAACGAAGTGTTGCATCTACCGAAGCGATTGCCTCCTGTCATTGGAACAAGAGAAAGCTGCTACTCATGAGCTATTTGATCTATGGAGAAAGAGTAGGCCTGTGTACCTGAGGTAACCTTCCTTTGCTCTGTTCACAAACTTCAAAACATAGTTCATATTATTGTGCCTTAAAGAATGCAAGAGTGTTTTTATCATGTCTACCTGTCACACCATTGAGGTCAAACGTTCCTAAAGTCTCTCTTTAAGATGCATCTGCATGGTGTCCTGAGGCTTTGCTACCTGTTGCTTTTATCAAAATGTAACAGTTTGGCTTCAGATTAACAAGATGCTTTAGAATGTGACTTGAAGCCAGTCCACTTTACTCCCATACCTGTCAGTATGTCCCGAGTGATGAGGTATCATGTGGATTTTGCTTGCTATGTACCACCTGCGAGTTAAAAACCAATTTGTGACCTATAGAATCAGAACGAACACTTTGTGAATTTCCCTTGCACATAATACttatttactttgagttttaaacAAGACTGTGTTCATGGTTAACGTTTGCccgtttgtttattgtttagatTGAAGATATCTTCTGAAACCGGTTGCACAGACCATCATCAGTACACCCCCGTGTAGCAGTGTTGATTCAAATCCAAGTGTGGAGATTATAATCCAGGTTAGTGTTGATTTCTCTTGTCGGTGCTAtaccttttattttgtaattcttTACTAAAACAGTTAACTGTACTTAATCATTACAGGAGTTGTTTTAATTGTGAATATGGTGCAGCAGATGCACAGCCTGGTATAACTAAACGTTTTATTTCTTCTGTTAGCAGGGGCGGTGTTTAGAGGACTGCTGGGAAAGCAGAAGTGTAAGCTACCAGCATAGCAGTTTTCATCCTATGAGTTGGCCAAGATGACATACTGGACTTTCATGCCCCTTCAAAGTACGATTTGTTTCACAGTGCCACTTAGCAACTACCCATTAAGCGGATACTTCAATAAAACGTTTCCTTTTTAGTAATGCGAAAGTTTTTAAGACTTTATGTGATATGGCACATTGTTTGTAGCTTTTCTCCAGTGAacaagttatgaataaaaatcactGAACACACAGaactgttttcttttatttatcagGATCTTCTAAAGCTTACAAGCTAGCCGCAGTACCTAAAACTGCAATTTCTAAAATTGACAATTCATTCCTAATAATGAACAGGTTCAGAAGTGGAGCTCTgtaatgcagtctgtactgggAAACTTTGGCAGGTTAAGATCATATTTTTTCTGAATATCATAGGGCAGAAAACGTCCAGCAAGGAAATGTGTTCCAGAGAAACTAAGTGCACATGTTTTTGGTGCCATGAGAGAGATAAGAACAACAGGACTGATTCCATCTGTGTTTGATTCATCAGGATCCCAACCTGCAATGATAAAAGGTGTCCTTTACACAGTCGGATTTAGAATGTTGAGTTAATAGCTGATATAAAGGGTTTGTGTGGCTGGAAAATCTTTCATGTGTATGTTCCTCTCTATATGTAAACATGTTTTCATCTTGGCTAATTTGTCAAACTAAAAACAACTGATTCTTTGCTCCCAATAATGAACAATTATGTAACCTGGtgctattaaacacatttttctttcattttaatgtttcactgctttatcctggtcattttATCCAAATTTACACTTtagacttttatttaactgaaataTCTACTTCTGTAGTTGTGGTTTATCATATCTGTAATATAGAGCTGTGATAGGAACTGTTATTACTAATGGCCTAGTAAACTGAGGCAAattactttataatttataaataataaattatctccctataagaaaaaaaaacttatacTTTGAAATATATGCTGGACTTTCTTACCTGAGGGGATGTCCAGGCTGGTGATTGGGATTTTGACCCCCTGGAGAGTGAGCAGGATGCTGGGAAAGAGCTCTTTTGCTGCTTCCAGCCCTGTCTCTGGACCCAACAATGCATCCACCACCAAGTTATATGCATCATTAATAAGCTGCACCTGGACATGAGAATAATAGTAGGTcaataaacagaaaatgaaaGTCGAATCGCAAATATTTGCACAGTAAGTCAAAATTTCACTTGCCTCTGTGGGCAGGTAGGACAGGAAAGGGATGTCCATTTTCTCACACTGTACAGCAAAGTCCAGGTAAGGGCTGTTAGGGGTGCGTTTTGGGTAGAACACGGTGGGTATGTACTCCTGCCATCATACAGAGGAACGGGAGAGGAGATTTATGTACCGccagtgtattttgtaaatatttaacgAAACAGATAAAGTTGGAGGACCAGAAAAATGGGGAAAGTGCGTAAAAAGTTCTCACAATACAAACACCACATTTAAACAGTTACTTATGTAAAAATGGTTGGGGCTGTAAATGTTTGTCATTTACTGTTGTATCTACAGGGAGTTGTGAATGTTGGAACAGTGAGATTATGGTTTGCATCATACTTACAAACACTCTCAAATATCGTGCACACACCAGGCCGACACAACCGTTCCAGTCTGGCCCACAAACCACCAGTATAGTGGGCTGCTTCTTACTCAGGGTGCTGAGTGGAAATGCCTGTGGGAACAGGAAGGATAAACTGAGCTGAGATCAATCAGGACTCAAATTTACAAAAGCCCTTAATGTAGCCGTTTTATCTCTATCAACAAGCAATCAAATTTACCTCTCTGTACTTCTCAAAATGTTCCCAACACAACATCAAACAGCTTACACAATATCATCTTGtgctaattattattttaatatgtctgccatttgattatttttacttttaaaggATATATTTCTGAATATACTATGATTATACATATCCAAAAAATGACTGgacaatatttaaaaagttatattttattatattctcTGTAATCTATGGAGTATTATAGATGAACTGGAAAATCTGACCTTAGTAATAGCAACAGCACAAGCTTGCCCCAAAATTTCCATTAGTTGTTGCTGCCCAAATCGATAGTCCCCCAGCAACTCAGTTTCCATGGATACAGCCTCCTCTTTACTGCAGAATTGTACAGTAAAAGAGAtgattaattacattaaaaaaacatgttaGTCTGTCAAGCAGACCCAGATCACTGCCTTTTAGCCATGTTTACCCAGTTTTCTCTGAGTCTGAGTAGTCTGGATTCATCCcaacttccaaaaacatgcagaaggtggactgactCTGCTAGACTGTCCCTAGGAGTGGGTAACTCAATGGGTTACTTAGTCCTATGAGtaatgtgatggattggtgctctaTCCGGTCGTATATTTCTGTTTAGCACTCAGTGTTCAATTTTGAAACTATACATTGCTGGTTTCCACAAATTATTAAGATCATATAAGTGTATTGCAGAGAACATTCCAAACTCACGGTGCATTTAAGGAGCAACATCTCTGTTCCATCCGCATCAGGATGTAATAACCAGATTTGTTGACTTTGCCTTTCATGTTCCACTGTGAATGAGCATTTTAACCAGTTATCGTGAGATGTCTAACCATAAACAAATCAGCCCATCTAAATAGCATCTTAGTGTTGACCTTATGTGATCTGTTGGTCGATGTGAGCTGAGCTCTTAGGTTCCTGACCTCAAACTGGGTATTGATCAGGGTGCAGATGGCCCCACATGACGACACATCTGCACCCCAGCTTAAACTTTAGAAACAGATGTCAGCACCTCAACATCATTCAGCTGCCACGTCAAAAGCCACAGGTTTAACACTATACAGAATTCATctcattttagtttttattattattattatcaaaatCTGACCATTTTCCAAAC encodes:
- the cirbpa gene encoding cold inducible RNA binding protein a isoform X1, producing the protein MSDEGKLFVGGLSFDTTEQSLEDAFSKYGVISNVHVARNRETNRSRGFGFVTFENPDDAKDAMEGMNGKSVDGRAIRVDEAGKGGSGRSGGGGSGGFRGSGRGGGYFRGGRGGPRGGGGYGGGDRGYGGGDRGYGGGDRGYGGGDRSYGGDRSYSGGGGYKSGGYSSGGGGGYNRDRSSGYGGRGGSYRDNYDGYAAHE
- the cirbpa gene encoding cold inducible RNA binding protein a isoform X2, giving the protein MSDEGKLFVGGLSFDTTEQSLEDAFSKYGVISNVHVARNRETNRSRGFGFVTFENPDDAKDAMEGMNGKSVDGRAIRVDEAGKGGSGRSGGGGSGGFRGSGRGGGYFRGGRGGPRGGGGYGGGDRGYGGGDRGYGGGDRGYGGGDRSYGGDRSYSGGGGYKSGGYSSGGGGGYNRDSSGYGGRGGSYRDNYDGYAAHE
- the cirbpa gene encoding cold inducible RNA binding protein a isoform X3, producing the protein MSDEGKLFVGGLSFDTTEQSLEDAFSKYGVISNVHVARNRETNRSRGFGFVTFENPDDAKDAMEGMNGKSVDGRAIRVDEAGKGGSGRSGGGGSGGFRGSGRGGGGGYGGGDRGYGGGDRGYGGGDRGYGGGDRSYGGDRSYSGGGGYKSGGYSSGGGGGYNRDRSSGYGGRGGSYRDNYDGYAAHE
- the cirbpa gene encoding cold inducible RNA binding protein a isoform X4; translated protein: MSDEGKLFVGGLSFDTTEQSLEDAFSKYGVISNVHVARNRETNRSRGFGFVTFENPDDAKDAMEGMNGKSVDGRAIRVDEAGKGGSGRSGGGGSGGFRGSGRGGGYFRGGRGGPRGGGGYGGGDRGYGGGDRGYGGGDRGYGGGDRSYGGDRSYSGGGGYKSGGYSSGGGGGYNRDR
- the LOC134302913 gene encoding yjeF N-terminal domain-containing 3-like, whose protein sequence is MNHSDAGLDCESTQMLRYLSKEEAVSMETELLGDYRFGQQQLMEILGQACAVAITKAFPLSTLSKKQPTILVVCGPDWNGCVGLVCARYLRVFEYIPTVFYPKRTPNSPYLDFAVQCEKMDIPFLSYLPTEVQLINDAYNLVVDALLGPETGLEAAKELFPSILLTLQGVKIPITSLDIPSGWDPDESNTDGISPVVLISLMAPKTCALSFSGTHFLAGRFLPYDIQKKYDLNLPKFPSTDCITELHF